In Methyloceanibacter stevinii, one DNA window encodes the following:
- a CDS encoding rolling circle replication-associated protein, which translates to MRRHGVDFDGLPSVEKFGARCVELGAHITLWLKRVRAQGAKFRYLMIAEPHNTDAMGQRPHVHMLIHEQSVGSFYTGPLGWVRGKNGQWHKAVPDDAPCRRTWPLGFTRFERVSDARSARYICKYVSKTAMVRIRASQSYGEPPPWYAPKEHSEEIISHVSNTDPSEAPVRVHDEWCAEY; encoded by the coding sequence ATGCGAAGGCATGGCGTCGATTTCGATGGTCTACCTAGCGTGGAGAAATTCGGTGCGCGCTGCGTCGAACTAGGGGCGCATATCACCCTCTGGCTCAAGAGGGTAAGGGCGCAAGGCGCTAAATTCAGATACCTGATGATAGCAGAACCGCATAACACGGATGCCATGGGGCAGCGCCCCCATGTGCATATGCTCATTCATGAGCAATCCGTGGGCAGTTTTTACACAGGCCCTCTGGGCTGGGTACGTGGAAAAAACGGGCAGTGGCATAAGGCTGTGCCTGACGACGCACCCTGCCGCCGTACATGGCCACTCGGATTTACCCGTTTCGAACGGGTGAGTGATGCCCGGTCTGCGCGGTATATCTGCAAATACGTCAGTAAGACTGCGATGGTTAGGATTCGCGCCTCGCAGTCGTATGGGGAACCTCCGCCATGGTACGCTCCAAAGGAGCATAGTGAGGAAATAATTTCCCACGTGAGTAATACGGACCCCTCCGAGGCGCCGGTGCGGGTCCATGACGAATGGTGCGCCGAATATTAG